A DNA window from Corynebacterium ciconiae DSM 44920 contains the following coding sequences:
- a CDS encoding amidase family protein, with product MADAYVKRRGPRRRTIVLTVAGVLLAGVTAAAVALWPAPEVSEISGEEVLNYHDDSVRSQALAQLAGMNLQAVRAAGEKVVNKDAPSLQQAVAAGELSYEEITAVYLERIAHIDQAEGGINSVTAINPHAMDAARAADHDRAQATYTGQIIPPLFGLSVLLKDNISTADMPTSAGTLALSEFQPAHNAPLVDALNGAGAIILGKAAMSELAGFLSASAPAGYSGKHGQTHNPFGPRTFSPLGSSTGSAVSVAASMATVSVGTETSGSIVAPAAANSVVGFTPSHGAIDADGVIPLAAALDTVGTMGRTVADAVAVHNAAVGVDKQLPTELDAQALLGRRIGIVARGDEELEAPAKDALRHAGAEVVDIELDSAGIDVAGVVESNFAADYADYAQRYDAPVTSLRELVRFNNADPQRRARYGQGFLEDAAERSPQPEATAATIDQATELLRTTLQEHQLDALVVYDNGLAELAGAAGAPQITVPYGAEDSGRPHGLSFIVSPGADAEAVSFAHAFEAAGGARLEPRAYLRDLAGGAGS from the coding sequence ATGGCTGATGCCTACGTTAAGCGCCGTGGCCCGCGGCGCCGCACCATTGTCCTCACCGTGGCGGGCGTGCTGTTAGCGGGAGTGACTGCCGCGGCCGTGGCACTCTGGCCCGCGCCCGAGGTGTCCGAAATCAGCGGCGAGGAAGTGCTGAATTACCACGATGATTCGGTACGCTCCCAGGCCCTAGCGCAGTTAGCGGGAATGAATCTACAAGCGGTGCGCGCCGCAGGCGAGAAGGTAGTGAATAAAGATGCCCCCAGCCTGCAGCAGGCGGTGGCTGCTGGGGAGTTGAGCTATGAGGAGATCACCGCGGTGTATCTCGAGCGCATCGCCCATATTGACCAAGCAGAAGGCGGCATTAATTCCGTCACCGCGATCAATCCTCATGCCATGGACGCAGCTCGTGCCGCGGATCACGACCGAGCACAAGCGACGTACACCGGCCAGATTATCCCGCCGCTATTCGGGCTGAGTGTGCTGCTGAAAGACAATATTTCCACCGCCGATATGCCCACCTCTGCCGGCACGCTGGCGCTCAGCGAGTTTCAGCCCGCACACAATGCCCCGCTGGTGGATGCGCTCAACGGTGCAGGGGCGATCATCCTGGGTAAGGCCGCGATGTCTGAGCTGGCGGGATTTCTTTCAGCCTCGGCGCCCGCTGGTTATTCCGGCAAACACGGGCAAACCCACAATCCCTTCGGGCCGCGAACCTTCTCCCCCTTGGGCTCGAGCACCGGCAGTGCGGTGTCGGTGGCGGCCAGCATGGCCACGGTGAGCGTGGGTACCGAAACCTCTGGCTCCATCGTGGCCCCTGCGGCGGCGAACTCTGTGGTGGGGTTTACCCCCAGTCATGGCGCGATCGATGCAGACGGGGTGATCCCTCTGGCTGCGGCGTTGGACACGGTGGGAACCATGGGGCGAACGGTCGCCGATGCCGTGGCGGTGCACAATGCTGCGGTAGGCGTCGATAAGCAACTGCCCACTGAGCTTGATGCTCAGGCGCTCCTCGGGCGGCGGATAGGTATTGTGGCCCGCGGTGATGAGGAGCTGGAAGCACCGGCCAAGGATGCCCTGCGCCACGCCGGCGCGGAGGTGGTGGATATCGAGCTAGACAGCGCCGGTATTGATGTGGCCGGAGTGGTAGAGAGCAATTTCGCGGCCGACTATGCGGACTATGCCCAGCGCTACGATGCGCCGGTGACAAGCTTGCGAGAATTGGTGCGCTTTAATAATGCGGACCCGCAGCGACGAGCGCGCTATGGCCAAGGGTTCCTCGAGGATGCCGCCGAGCGATCCCCGCAGCCAGAAGCTACTGCGGCAACGATTGATCAGGCCACGGAGTTGTTGCGCACCACTCTGCAGGAGCATCAGCTCGACGCGCTGGTGGTATATGACAACGGCCTGGCGGAACTGGCCGGTGCCGCTGGGGCCCCGCAGATCACCGTGCCCTACGGGGCGGAAGACAGCGGCCGCCCGCACGGGCTGAGCTTTATTGTCAGCCCTGGTGCTGATGCGGAAGCGGTGAGCTTTGCCCACGCCTTCGAGGCCGCAGGCGGCGCCCGCCTAGAACCGCGCGCCTATCTGCGAGACCTCGCCGGCGGGGCGGGCAGTTAA
- a CDS encoding prolyl oligopeptidase family serine peptidase, with protein MSITAPASTPSASELAIIESPTALAWAQEWTTSTIEQIDSRAGGRSALQRKLRAALDTDARVPYVTRRGEYLYNFWRDSDHPRGLWRRTSYESYLSEAPEWEILLDVDALAAEDGHSWVWKGAHVREPECDRALVRLSRGGGDATVIREFDITTASFVEDRPFELPEDKSDVSWESLDTVILGTNVGEGSLTESGYPARVYRWHRGTDPREAELLFSGERSDIASGGWADRTPGFERVLIERRLDMFTAENYLLRESTPVRIDVPIDCEIIVHRSQIFLLPRTEFHGVPAGGVGVADFDSYMQDPAAAHVQVIFSPTEHQSLETVHFTRSYGLIQVLDNVSTTLYRVRLDAPEDCVRLKIPELASTSVVATSPMSEDPDIGEEVWLYSSSFTTPDSLLRADARYPDTFSTVVKRAPEQFDTSEMSTRQYWATSADGTRIPYFVTGRLDEEADPSPKPCMVHAYGGFEVALVPSYSAVTGIAWLAKGHLFVQANLRGGSEFGPQWHSQATKLQRRKVFEDHQAVLRDLVDRGLTTREQLAVRGGSNGGLLTAVALTSYPELVGAVVSEVPLIDMLRYHTLLAGASWVAEYGHPDIPEERAVIESYSPLQRVVPNDETAYPPALVTTSTRDDRVHPAHARWFAAALAAAGQPVDYVENSEGGHAGAADNDQIAWKQAIVYSWLEQQLGCAEAAGTADTDAAGASNAARHAARDAATDS; from the coding sequence ATGAGCATCACTGCACCAGCTTCTACGCCGTCGGCGAGCGAGCTCGCCATCATTGAGTCCCCTACGGCCCTCGCGTGGGCGCAGGAATGGACCACCTCCACTATCGAGCAGATCGACAGCCGAGCGGGCGGCCGCAGCGCACTACAACGCAAGCTGCGCGCCGCTCTCGATACCGATGCCCGCGTGCCGTATGTGACTCGGCGCGGGGAGTACCTCTACAACTTTTGGCGCGATAGCGATCATCCGCGCGGGCTGTGGCGGCGCACCAGCTATGAGTCCTATCTCAGTGAGGCACCGGAGTGGGAGATTCTGCTCGATGTGGATGCCCTCGCCGCCGAGGATGGGCACAGCTGGGTGTGGAAGGGTGCCCATGTGCGGGAACCGGAATGCGACCGAGCCCTCGTGCGGCTATCGCGCGGCGGCGGGGACGCCACCGTGATCCGCGAGTTCGATATCACCACCGCCAGCTTCGTTGAGGACCGCCCCTTCGAGTTGCCAGAGGATAAGTCTGATGTGTCGTGGGAGAGCCTAGACACCGTGATCCTGGGAACCAATGTGGGCGAGGGTTCGCTCACCGAGTCCGGCTATCCGGCGCGGGTGTATCGCTGGCACCGCGGCACCGATCCGCGTGAGGCCGAGCTGCTCTTTAGTGGCGAGCGCAGCGATATCGCCTCTGGCGGCTGGGCGGATCGCACCCCTGGTTTCGAACGCGTGCTCATCGAGCGCCGGTTGGATATGTTCACCGCGGAGAATTACCTGCTGCGCGAGTCGACGCCGGTACGCATCGACGTGCCCATCGATTGCGAGATCATCGTGCACCGCTCCCAGATCTTCCTGCTGCCGCGCACCGAGTTTCACGGCGTACCTGCCGGCGGAGTGGGAGTGGCTGATTTCGACAGCTATATGCAGGATCCCGCAGCCGCCCACGTGCAGGTGATCTTTAGCCCCACCGAGCACCAGTCGCTGGAAACAGTGCACTTTACCCGCAGCTATGGGCTGATTCAGGTATTGGACAATGTCAGCACCACTCTCTACCGCGTGCGGCTCGACGCGCCCGAGGACTGTGTGCGGTTAAAGATTCCGGAGCTGGCCAGCACGAGCGTGGTGGCCACCTCCCCGATGTCAGAGGATCCGGACATCGGCGAGGAGGTGTGGCTGTACTCCTCCAGCTTCACCACTCCTGATTCGCTGCTGCGGGCCGACGCCCGCTACCCCGACACCTTCTCCACCGTGGTCAAACGCGCCCCCGAGCAGTTCGACACTTCCGAGATGAGCACCCGGCAATACTGGGCCACCTCGGCCGATGGCACCCGCATCCCCTACTTTGTTACCGGCCGCCTCGACGAGGAAGCAGACCCCAGTCCCAAGCCCTGCATGGTCCACGCTTATGGCGGTTTCGAGGTGGCACTGGTGCCTTCCTATTCGGCAGTCACCGGCATCGCTTGGCTGGCCAAGGGGCATCTATTTGTGCAAGCGAACCTCCGCGGCGGCAGCGAGTTCGGGCCGCAGTGGCACTCCCAAGCCACGAAGCTGCAGCGCCGTAAGGTCTTCGAGGATCACCAGGCCGTGCTCCGCGACCTCGTGGATCGCGGCCTGACCACCCGCGAGCAGCTGGCAGTGCGCGGCGGATCCAATGGCGGGCTCCTCACCGCAGTAGCCCTCACCAGCTATCCCGAGCTCGTGGGCGCCGTGGTGAGCGAGGTGCCCTTGATCGACATGCTGCGCTATCACACCCTGCTGGCAGGAGCCTCCTGGGTGGCGGAATACGGCCACCCTGATATCCCCGAGGAGCGCGCCGTGATCGAAAGTTACTCGCCGCTGCAGCGAGTCGTGCCGAACGATGAGACGGCCTATCCCCCGGCGCTGGTTACCACCTCCACCCGCGATGATCGAGTGCATCCCGCGCACGCCCGCTGGTTTGCTGCTGCGCTCGCCGCCGCCGGCCAGCCGGTGGACTATGTGGAAAACTCTGAGGGCGGCCACGCCGGAGCAGCGGATAATGATCAGATCGCGTGGAAGCAGGCCATCGTCTATTCCTGGTTGGAGCAGCAGCTGGGCTGTGCGGAAGCGGCTGGCACCGCAGACACCGATGCGGCTGGCGCCTCCAACGCTGCCCGTCACGCTGCCCGCGACGCCGCCACGGACAGCTAG
- a CDS encoding YhgE/Pip domain-containing protein, whose amino-acid sequence MLATLHIGSELRRFGRAKLGKIAIVAICLLPLLYSTLYLWSFWDPFGRLDRMPVALVNEDKGAEVDGQQLNAGEQIEQGLLEDQSLDWITVTEQDALEGVKTGEYYFAVTLPENFSQAVASPTSENPEKARIVAHYNDANGWLSSLIGQNAMRQVLGVVSDKIGAQAVDKLLVGVVNAGEGIQRAADGAAQLDEGATTLDSGLGEIQKGAGDLVNGLERNKEGTTQLVDGTGRLRDGVSQLQTGSGDLANGTEQLVDGTDRLSSGLDQAIAKLQSLTGEVHHYHATASEASQVQGNVANDLRDIANAIRMIPDPLAQHAAGQVDHIAHRVDTEGVGPHSPLKQDLDRINGIAADIDNGNLPGKLGELVGGVNQLNDGAHRLNDGAHRLNEGIGELGNGVTQLDDGANQLNDGATQLLEGGHKLDGALSKAKDGSSKLSEGSTELATKLGQAAEEAPEWSPDHRKTMAETIGGPVEINQSNSGGDNTFGAGLAPFFFSLSLYIGSLVSFLLLRPLQARAVAAGISPMRAAIDGLAPAGLIAMIQAIVVSSATVLAVPLDPATFFGLTVFMMLTALVFAAMNQVLIVLLGSGPGRVASMALLMVQLLGSGGLYPVETEPDFWSWIHPFLPMTYTVNGFRQTLYGDFDGRMLQAVIALFVFLALFLVGTALGARRDRTWTMKKLHPPIDF is encoded by the coding sequence ATGCTTGCCACACTGCATATCGGCAGCGAACTTCGCCGCTTCGGACGCGCCAAGCTGGGCAAGATCGCCATCGTGGCCATCTGTCTGCTTCCCCTGCTCTACTCCACCCTGTATCTCTGGAGCTTCTGGGATCCCTTCGGCCGCCTCGACCGCATGCCCGTGGCCCTCGTTAACGAGGACAAGGGCGCCGAGGTGGATGGGCAGCAGCTCAACGCCGGTGAACAGATTGAGCAGGGCCTCCTTGAAGATCAGTCCTTGGACTGGATCACCGTCACGGAGCAAGACGCCCTCGAGGGCGTGAAAACCGGCGAATACTATTTTGCGGTGACTCTGCCGGAGAACTTCTCTCAAGCGGTGGCATCGCCGACCTCCGAAAACCCGGAGAAGGCCCGCATTGTGGCCCACTACAATGACGCCAACGGCTGGCTCTCCTCGCTCATCGGCCAAAACGCTATGCGCCAAGTACTGGGCGTGGTCTCCGACAAGATCGGCGCCCAGGCCGTGGACAAGCTGCTGGTGGGAGTGGTCAACGCCGGCGAGGGCATTCAGCGGGCCGCCGACGGCGCAGCCCAATTGGATGAAGGCGCCACCACCCTCGACTCCGGCTTGGGCGAGATCCAAAAGGGCGCCGGCGACCTTGTTAATGGTCTCGAGCGCAATAAGGAAGGCACCACCCAGCTGGTGGACGGCACCGGGCGGCTCCGCGATGGTGTGTCCCAGCTGCAGACCGGCTCTGGGGATCTAGCCAACGGCACCGAGCAGCTGGTCGATGGCACCGACCGCCTCAGCAGCGGCCTCGATCAAGCCATCGCTAAGCTGCAGAGCCTCACCGGAGAGGTCCACCACTACCACGCCACCGCCTCGGAGGCCTCCCAGGTCCAGGGCAACGTGGCTAATGATCTGCGCGATATCGCCAACGCCATCCGCATGATCCCCGACCCGTTGGCGCAGCACGCCGCGGGCCAGGTGGATCACATCGCCCACCGGGTAGACACCGAGGGCGTGGGCCCGCACTCGCCGCTGAAGCAGGATCTTGACCGCATCAACGGCATCGCCGCGGACATTGATAATGGAAACCTCCCCGGCAAGCTCGGCGAACTCGTCGGCGGCGTGAACCAGCTCAACGACGGCGCCCATCGCCTCAACGACGGCGCTCACCGCCTCAATGAGGGCATTGGTGAGCTGGGCAATGGTGTCACCCAGCTGGATGATGGCGCCAACCAGCTCAACGATGGTGCCACGCAGCTGCTCGAGGGCGGCCACAAACTCGATGGCGCGCTCAGCAAGGCCAAGGATGGCTCCAGCAAGCTTTCCGAGGGCAGCACCGAGCTAGCCACCAAGCTCGGCCAGGCGGCCGAGGAGGCACCCGAGTGGTCGCCGGATCACCGCAAGACCATGGCAGAGACCATTGGTGGTCCGGTGGAGATCAACCAATCCAACTCTGGCGGCGATAACACCTTCGGCGCTGGCCTTGCCCCCTTCTTCTTCTCGCTATCGCTGTATATCGGTAGCCTCGTGAGCTTCCTGCTGCTGCGCCCGCTGCAGGCCCGCGCCGTGGCAGCCGGCATCTCTCCGATGCGGGCCGCCATCGACGGCCTCGCCCCGGCCGGATTGATCGCCATGATCCAAGCGATCGTGGTCTCCAGCGCTACTGTGCTGGCCGTGCCGCTGGACCCGGCCACCTTCTTTGGGCTAACCGTGTTCATGATGCTCACCGCGCTTGTCTTCGCCGCGATGAACCAGGTGCTGATTGTCTTACTTGGCTCAGGCCCTGGCCGCGTGGCCAGTATGGCGCTCCTGATGGTGCAGCTTTTGGGCTCGGGTGGTCTCTACCCCGTGGAGACGGAACCGGATTTCTGGAGTTGGATCCACCCCTTCCTGCCCATGACCTACACCGTCAACGGCTTCCGCCAGACGCTCTACGGAGATTTCGATGGCCGTATGTTGCAGGCCGTGATTGCGCTCTTCGTCTTCCTCGCGCTCTTCCTGGTGGGCACCGCCCTCGGTGCCCGGCGCGACAGAACATGGACCATGAAGAAGCTCCACCCACCCATCGATTTCTAG
- a CDS encoding NAD(P)-dependent alcohol dehydrogenase gives MTFRVKAVQKTSPDSPFEIAEITRRDPRPDDVVIEIKAAGICHSDIHTIRNEWGEAHFPLTVGHEIAGVVTEVGSEATDFAIGERVGVGCMVNSCGECEQCRNNQEQDCLNGAVGTYNSTDVDGSITQGGYSQKVVVNKNFVCRIPEGIELDQAAPLLCAGITTYAPIDRWGVGEGDTVAVLGLGGLGHMAVQIAAAKGAKVTVLSRSLRKEEQARELGAERTLATTEEGFFEQHRGEFDFILNTISADIDVDAYLGLLKPHGVMVVVGLPPSQQPLHFGSVVGGAKVLAGSNIGGIQQTQEMLDFCAAHGIGARIEKVSVHEVDAAYERVVAGEVQFRCVIDTASFEN, from the coding sequence ATGACATTTCGCGTAAAAGCTGTGCAGAAGACGTCCCCCGACTCCCCCTTTGAGATCGCCGAGATCACCCGCCGTGATCCGCGGCCCGACGATGTGGTGATCGAGATCAAGGCGGCGGGTATTTGCCACAGCGATATCCACACCATCCGCAACGAGTGGGGCGAGGCGCACTTCCCGCTCACCGTGGGCCACGAGATCGCTGGGGTTGTCACCGAGGTTGGTTCCGAAGCCACGGACTTTGCCATCGGCGAACGCGTGGGTGTGGGCTGCATGGTCAACTCCTGCGGTGAGTGTGAGCAATGCCGCAACAACCAAGAGCAGGACTGCCTCAACGGGGCAGTGGGCACCTATAACTCCACGGACGTCGACGGCAGCATCACCCAGGGCGGCTACTCCCAAAAAGTGGTGGTGAATAAGAACTTCGTCTGCCGCATCCCGGAGGGTATCGAGCTAGACCAGGCTGCGCCGCTGCTGTGTGCCGGGATCACCACCTACGCGCCCATCGATCGCTGGGGCGTGGGAGAAGGCGATACCGTGGCTGTGCTGGGCCTCGGCGGGCTGGGGCACATGGCTGTCCAGATCGCCGCTGCCAAAGGTGCCAAAGTAACGGTGCTTTCGCGGAGTCTCCGCAAGGAGGAACAGGCTCGTGAGCTCGGGGCGGAGCGCACCCTCGCTACCACCGAGGAGGGATTCTTTGAGCAGCACCGCGGCGAGTTCGACTTTATTCTCAACACCATCAGCGCCGACATCGATGTGGATGCCTACTTAGGGCTGCTCAAGCCGCACGGCGTGATGGTGGTGGTGGGCCTGCCGCCGAGCCAGCAGCCGCTCCATTTCGGCTCCGTGGTGGGTGGGGCTAAGGTGCTCGCCGGCTCCAATATCGGTGGCATCCAGCAGACCCAAGAGATGCTGGACTTTTGTGCCGCCCATGGCATCGGGGCTCGTATAGAGAAGGTATCCGTGCATGAGGTGGACGCCGCCTACGAGCGTGTTGTTGCAGGCGAGGTGCAGTTTAGGTGCGTTATCGACACCGCCAGCTTCGAGAACTAG
- a CDS encoding zinc-dependent alcohol dehydrogenase — protein MTDTFTAAVATEFGPNLTISDIDLPSPGRNQALVKLHTSGICHTDLHAAEGDWPVKPGLPFVPGHEGVGEVVALGEGDHADIEVGSMVGNVWLWSACGTCEYCRTGRETYCPNAEYGGYTVDGSFGQYMLVDTRYCARIPEGADLLEVAPILCAGVTVYKGLKETETRPGQFVVISGVGGLGHIAVQYAVAMGMRVIAVDIAEDKLALAKKHGAEFTVNARDVDPGEAVADYTGGGSHGVLVTAVHEAAFGQAIHMARKGGTIVFNGLPPGDFPAPIFDIVFKGLTIRGSLVGTRQDLAEALDFYARGHIHPTVAECALEDVNDVFEKLRHGGVDGRMAIRY, from the coding sequence ATGACCGATACCTTCACTGCCGCTGTAGCCACAGAGTTTGGCCCAAACCTCACAATCAGCGATATCGACCTTCCCAGCCCCGGCCGCAACCAAGCCCTCGTCAAACTGCACACTTCCGGCATTTGCCACACTGATCTTCACGCCGCCGAAGGAGACTGGCCGGTAAAGCCCGGCCTTCCCTTCGTTCCAGGCCATGAGGGAGTGGGAGAGGTGGTGGCCCTCGGCGAGGGCGACCATGCCGACATCGAGGTGGGATCCATGGTGGGCAATGTGTGGCTCTGGTCGGCCTGCGGCACCTGCGAATACTGCCGCACGGGCAGGGAAACGTACTGCCCGAACGCCGAGTATGGCGGCTACACCGTCGACGGCTCCTTTGGCCAGTACATGCTGGTGGATACCCGCTACTGCGCCCGCATTCCCGAGGGCGCAGATCTGCTCGAGGTCGCCCCGATCCTTTGCGCCGGAGTGACGGTGTACAAGGGGCTCAAGGAAACGGAGACCCGCCCAGGGCAGTTTGTGGTGATCTCTGGCGTGGGCGGCTTGGGCCACATTGCCGTGCAATACGCGGTAGCCATGGGTATGCGCGTGATCGCCGTCGACATCGCTGAGGACAAGCTGGCCCTCGCCAAGAAGCACGGCGCAGAGTTCACCGTGAACGCCCGCGACGTTGACCCCGGCGAAGCGGTGGCGGACTACACCGGTGGCGGCTCCCACGGCGTGCTGGTGACCGCGGTTCACGAGGCGGCGTTCGGCCAAGCGATCCACATGGCACGTAAGGGCGGAACCATTGTGTTCAACGGCCTGCCGCCGGGAGACTTCCCCGCCCCGATCTTCGACATCGTGTTCAAGGGACTCACCATCCGCGGCTCTTTGGTGGGCACCCGGCAGGATCTCGCTGAGGCTTTGGACTTCTACGCCCGAGGCCACATCCACCCCACTGTCGCCGAATGCGCGCTGGAGGATGTCAACGACGTGTTCGAGAAGCTACGCCACGGCGGAGTCGACGGCCGCATGGCCATCCGCTATTAA
- a CDS encoding M1 family metallopeptidase → MSSFTRLRTTDIPGTRDRYTGVDFNLGFHIRHYGLDLTYRVMPNHLSGTATLDVLSYLPLTQLTVDCARTLNVRRVSAQAAGGAQVKVRKFRHRGDNKLVIIFDREVPEDTEFSLVISYSGNPQPIRSRWGEIGWEETEAGALVASQPHGAPSWFPCDDTPDEKALYDIRVSADNPFSVICTGQLVETVRKNSTTTWHYRVAEPMATYLASVQIGEFSTIELGRAGTVPVRAYAPASLRERVLHDFADQARMVQLYTELFGPYPFPDYRVVITADQLEIPLEAHGLSIFGANHADGARTWERLIAHELSHQWFGNSLGVAQWDDIWLNEGFACYCEWLWFEHSTGTPAEHYAREHYQRLQEKPQDLLLADPGPADMFDDRLYKRGALFVHALRLLLGDTAFFTALRSYATRDRHGVVEPVDLFHALRAHLAPERHPELEQLRSAWLLSLPLPPFPTA, encoded by the coding sequence ATGAGTTCCTTCACACGCCTGCGCACCACCGACATCCCCGGCACAAGGGATCGCTACACGGGTGTGGACTTCAACCTTGGATTCCACATCCGTCACTACGGCCTCGACCTCACCTACCGGGTCATGCCCAATCACCTCTCCGGCACGGCCACGTTGGATGTGCTCAGCTATCTTCCATTGACGCAGCTCACCGTGGACTGTGCCCGCACCTTGAATGTGCGGCGGGTGAGCGCCCAGGCCGCCGGCGGGGCGCAGGTGAAGGTAAGGAAGTTCCGCCACCGCGGAGATAACAAGCTGGTAATCATCTTCGATCGTGAGGTGCCTGAAGACACCGAATTCAGCCTCGTCATCAGCTACTCCGGCAATCCCCAACCCATCCGTTCCCGCTGGGGCGAAATCGGGTGGGAGGAAACCGAAGCTGGGGCATTAGTGGCCAGCCAACCGCACGGCGCCCCCAGCTGGTTTCCCTGCGATGACACCCCAGATGAAAAGGCCCTCTACGACATCCGCGTAAGCGCCGATAACCCCTTCAGCGTGATCTGCACCGGCCAGCTGGTGGAGACCGTGCGCAAAAACTCCACCACAACCTGGCATTACCGCGTTGCCGAACCGATGGCCACCTATCTCGCCTCGGTACAGATTGGCGAGTTCAGCACCATCGAGCTGGGCCGCGCGGGCACCGTGCCCGTACGCGCCTATGCCCCGGCGTCGCTGCGCGAACGGGTACTGCACGACTTCGCCGATCAGGCCCGCATGGTGCAGCTGTACACCGAGCTCTTCGGCCCCTACCCCTTCCCCGACTACCGGGTAGTCATCACCGCCGACCAGCTGGAAATCCCCCTAGAGGCGCACGGGCTATCAATCTTCGGCGCCAACCACGCCGACGGGGCCCGCACCTGGGAGCGGCTCATCGCCCACGAGCTCTCCCACCAATGGTTCGGCAACTCCCTCGGGGTGGCGCAGTGGGACGATATCTGGCTCAACGAAGGCTTTGCCTGCTACTGCGAATGGCTCTGGTTCGAGCACTCCACCGGCACCCCCGCCGAACACTACGCCCGCGAGCACTACCAAAGACTCCAGGAAAAGCCACAGGATCTGCTCCTCGCCGATCCTGGGCCGGCCGATATGTTCGATGATCGCCTCTACAAACGCGGCGCGCTGTTCGTGCACGCCCTGCGGCTGCTGCTCGGCGACACCGCCTTCTTTACAGCGCTGCGTTCCTACGCCACCCGCGACCGCCACGGCGTGGTGGAGCCGGTGGATCTGTTCCACGCCCTGCGCGCCCACCTCGCCCCCGAGCGCCACCCCGAGCTCGAGCAGCTGCGCTCCGCCTGGCTGCTGTCCCTGCCGCTTCCGCCCTTCCCCACCGCCTAG
- a CDS encoding DoxX family protein gives MTVFKDIFQLIARIILGTVLIAHGWQKINDWTVSGVTEKFTDMGVPNPELAAQFASYFEFAGGIAIVLGLLVRFVGPVLFVLMAGAAWFAHRDAGIFVSDGGWELVGVIGAAGLLLAAAGAGRVSLDHLLVRPFRNGKDKDTEFDSTAGYTPAASTTAATTPATAPATNETTSFDTETTAFDSSDINTTGWDEKR, from the coding sequence GTGACTGTTTTTAAGGATATTTTCCAGCTCATCGCCCGTATTATTCTTGGCACCGTGCTTATTGCGCACGGTTGGCAGAAGATCAATGATTGGACTGTCTCTGGGGTAACCGAGAAGTTCACCGACATGGGTGTGCCCAATCCCGAGCTCGCCGCACAATTCGCCTCCTACTTCGAGTTTGCCGGCGGCATCGCCATTGTTCTGGGCCTTTTGGTTCGCTTCGTGGGGCCTGTGCTCTTCGTGCTCATGGCTGGCGCCGCGTGGTTCGCGCACCGCGACGCGGGCATTTTCGTCTCCGATGGCGGCTGGGAGCTCGTGGGCGTAATCGGCGCCGCTGGGCTGCTGCTCGCCGCTGCTGGGGCCGGCCGCGTGTCCTTGGATCACCTCTTGGTGCGCCCCTTCCGTAACGGCAAGGATAAGGACACCGAGTTCGACTCCACCGCTGGCTACACCCCGGCCGCAAGTACTACCGCGGCTACCACCCCTGCCACCGCACCGGCCACTAACGAGACCACCAGCTTCGATACCGAGACCACGGCATTCGATAGCTCGGATATCAACACCACCGGCTGGGATGAGAAGCGCTAA
- a CDS encoding IclR family transcriptional regulator, translating to MSEHTRRHSSRVPAATNVLRILTLLTSIDVPVSAARIYTELELPRSTVYHLLTVMEDAGYVVRLPEEKTYGLGVAAYAMASAYTTQQPLVRVGARHAKFLAELIGGSAHISKLSGSDVLYILEERSKNAASLLFDAGVRIPAFITASGMAMLSLRSEQQVKATYSTSPVPNQMSFRDIMEQLAIIRERGWAEENERIDRAHRSFSAPILDHLGQPAAALAVSFHIDCPVDPREILGEVRTRAELISHTVFGHEH from the coding sequence GTGAGCGAGCACACCCGACGACACTCATCGCGGGTCCCAGCAGCCACCAACGTCCTTCGCATCCTAACGCTGCTGACCAGTATCGATGTCCCCGTCTCCGCCGCCCGCATCTACACCGAACTAGAGCTGCCGCGCTCCACGGTGTACCACCTGCTCACAGTCATGGAAGACGCCGGCTATGTGGTGCGCCTGCCCGAGGAAAAAACCTATGGTTTGGGCGTGGCGGCCTACGCGATGGCCTCGGCCTACACTACGCAGCAGCCGCTGGTGCGCGTGGGCGCCCGTCATGCGAAGTTCCTCGCCGAGCTCATCGGCGGCAGCGCCCACATTTCCAAGCTCTCAGGCAGCGATGTCCTCTATATCTTGGAGGAGCGCAGCAAAAATGCCGCTAGCTTGCTTTTCGACGCTGGGGTGCGCATCCCGGCGTTCATCACCGCATCCGGCATGGCTATGCTGTCGCTGCGCTCGGAGCAGCAAGTAAAAGCCACCTATTCCACCTCGCCAGTGCCGAACCAGATGAGCTTCCGCGACATCATGGAACAGCTGGCGATCATCCGCGAGCGCGGCTGGGCAGAGGAGAACGAACGCATCGACCGCGCTCACCGCTCCTTTTCTGCCCCTATCTTGGATCACCTAGGCCAGCCGGCCGCCGCGCTCGCGGTGTCCTTCCACATTGATTGCCCCGTCGATCCACGAGAGATCCTCGGCGAGGTTCGCACCCGCGCCGAGCTCATCTCCCACACCGTGTTCGGCCACGAGCACTAG